One stretch of Chryseobacterium fluminis DNA includes these proteins:
- a CDS encoding molybdenum cofactor biosynthesis protein MoaE: MSNIKNIFQQSPISPLFIAESISKHSSKTEIGAHQIFLGQVRADKIGDKTVKAIEYTAYEDLALNQMSAIREEIFAKYDLTCMHIHHSLGVVSAGEICLFVFTSSKHRQAATLACNEVVERIKNELPIWGKEIFEDETHQWKTNQ, translated from the coding sequence ATGAGTAACATAAAAAATATATTTCAGCAGAGTCCCATATCGCCTCTGTTCATTGCAGAAAGTATTTCCAAACATTCTTCAAAAACGGAAATCGGGGCGCATCAGATTTTCCTGGGCCAGGTTCGCGCGGATAAAATCGGGGATAAAACGGTAAAGGCTATCGAATATACCGCATACGAAGATCTGGCGTTGAATCAGATGTCAGCCATCCGAGAAGAGATTTTTGCCAAATATGACCTTACCTGTATGCATATTCATCACAGCCTGGGTGTCGTGAGTGCAGGAGAAATCTGCCTCTTTGTTTTTACCTCGTCAAAGCACAGACAAGCAGCAACGCTGGCTTGTAATGAAGTGGTAGAACGTATAAAAAACGAATTGCCGATCTGGGGAAAAGAGATTTTTGAGGACGAAACCCACCAATGGAAAACCAATCAATAA
- the moaCB gene encoding bifunctional molybdenum cofactor biosynthesis protein MoaC/MoaB, whose product MVDITFKTFTLRKAIASATIKASDALTIEAVRDGKVPKGNVLEFARASALLAIKKTSDVIPDCHPLPVEYAAINYEMDDLNIHITVEVHTIYKTGVEVEAMHGASVAALVIYDMLKPIDKNVEIANIRLLEKHGGKSSQNLPENQNLTAAVIVCSDSVSQGLKEDRSGKFLTEALKNQGIGKIDYNVVPDDIPAIQEQIHLFKNKKYDLLVFTGGTGLSDRDVTPEAVKPFITREIPGVMETARNYGQDRVKTSMLSRGIAGFSDDMLILTLPGSSGAVRDYMKALFPQILHVFSVKKGEDH is encoded by the coding sequence ATGGTAGATATTACTTTTAAAACGTTTACGCTTCGAAAAGCAATTGCGTCTGCAACGATCAAGGCTTCAGATGCCTTAACCATAGAAGCGGTGCGAGACGGAAAAGTGCCAAAAGGTAATGTCCTGGAATTTGCCAGGGCTTCTGCTTTGCTGGCCATTAAGAAAACCAGTGATGTTATTCCGGACTGTCATCCTCTGCCTGTGGAATATGCGGCTATTAACTATGAAATGGATGATCTGAACATCCATATCACGGTTGAAGTTCATACCATTTACAAGACCGGCGTTGAGGTAGAAGCCATGCACGGCGCTTCTGTAGCGGCACTGGTGATTTATGATATGCTGAAACCAATCGATAAAAATGTAGAAATCGCCAACATCAGACTGCTGGAAAAACACGGCGGAAAGAGCAGCCAGAATCTGCCTGAAAATCAAAACCTTACGGCTGCAGTGATTGTCTGCAGTGATTCTGTTTCTCAGGGCCTCAAAGAGGACCGCTCAGGAAAATTCTTAACTGAAGCACTGAAGAATCAGGGAATCGGTAAGATTGATTACAATGTCGTCCCGGATGATATTCCTGCCATTCAGGAACAGATTCATTTGTTTAAGAATAAGAAATATGATCTTCTTGTCTTTACGGGAGGGACAGGGCTGTCCGATCGCGATGTCACTCCTGAAGCGGTGAAGCCGTTTATTACCCGGGAGATTCCCGGTGTGATGGAAACGGCAAGAAATTACGGACAGGACCGGGTGAAAACGTCAATGCTTTCCCGCGGGATAGCGGGATTTTCTGATGATATGCTGATCCTTACACTTCCGGGATCGTCAGGTGCTGTAAGAGATTATATGAAGGCCCTGTTTCCACAGATTCTGCATGTATTTTCAGTTAAAAAAGGCGAGGATCATTAA
- a CDS encoding cysteine desulfurase family protein, whose amino-acid sequence MNDYVYLDYNATTPVDRRVVDAMIPYFNSLYANSGSSHLFGLTVKEAIEEAGEHIAELISANPKEIIYTSGATEAVNLALKGIKKSHGKNHIITLKTEHKAVLDTCHYLEEQGFPVTYLNTGKDGLLDLDELQNEISDKTLMVCIMYVNNETGVIQPIKQIAEITHKHDCLLFCDATQAVGKIEMNVKDLGIDVMAFSAHKFYGPKGIGALYISSAIKKRTDPQIHGGGQQFNLRSGTLNVPGIIGMGKAAEIALAEMERDAQNSNELRNRLENSLLKISGTSINGNQNSRIFNTTNICFSQVNAEQMILSLGNICVSSGSACNAATTRPSHVLKAMGMEDRDALSSLRFSLGKFTTPSDIDIAAHKIEKIILQLRNG is encoded by the coding sequence ATGAATGATTACGTGTATTTAGACTATAATGCCACCACACCTGTCGATAGAAGAGTCGTGGATGCGATGATCCCTTATTTTAATTCTCTTTATGCCAATTCGGGCAGTTCCCATCTTTTCGGACTTACTGTAAAAGAAGCTATAGAAGAAGCCGGCGAACATATTGCTGAACTGATTTCTGCAAATCCAAAAGAAATCATTTATACCTCCGGAGCAACAGAAGCCGTGAATCTCGCATTAAAAGGAATTAAAAAATCACATGGTAAAAATCACATTATCACCCTAAAGACCGAGCATAAAGCCGTTTTAGATACCTGTCATTACCTGGAAGAACAGGGATTTCCTGTTACTTACCTTAATACTGGAAAGGATGGTCTGCTCGATCTGGACGAACTGCAGAATGAGATCAGTGATAAAACCCTGATGGTGTGTATCATGTATGTTAATAACGAAACAGGTGTCATTCAGCCTATAAAACAAATCGCAGAGATTACCCATAAACATGACTGTCTTCTGTTTTGTGACGCCACACAGGCGGTAGGGAAAATTGAAATGAATGTTAAAGATCTTGGAATTGATGTGATGGCTTTTTCGGCCCACAAATTCTATGGACCGAAGGGAATCGGAGCGCTGTATATTTCTTCTGCTATTAAAAAACGTACTGATCCTCAGATTCACGGTGGCGGTCAGCAGTTCAACCTGCGAAGCGGGACGCTGAATGTTCCGGGAATCATAGGAATGGGGAAGGCAGCCGAAATTGCGCTTGCTGAGATGGAGAGAGATGCACAAAATAGTAATGAACTCAGGAACCGCCTGGAAAATTCACTCTTAAAAATTTCCGGTACATCCATCAATGGAAATCAGAACAGCAGGATCTTCAATACAACCAATATCTGCTTTTCGCAGGTAAATGCTGAGCAGATGATTCTGTCATTAGGGAATATCTGTGTGTCCAGCGGCTCAGCCTGTAATGCGGCCACCACCCGGCCTTCCCATGTTTTAAAGGCCATGGGAATGGAAGATCGTGATGCACTTTCCTCACTAAGATTCAGCCTGGGAAAATTTACTACCCCATCCGATATTGATATAGCTGCGCATAAAATAGAGAAAATAATATTACAGTTGAGAAACGGGTAA
- a CDS encoding lycopene cyclase domain-containing protein, which yields MLHYTYLLINFFTVVVCFIFSFHPKIKFNRHFPAFLKAAGIVAFVFICWDIWFTGRGVWWFNDAYLVGIRIFNLPVEEILFFFCIPFSCVFTYFCLNKFFKLDWKPLPEKVFVVISIISALGIAVYFQDRIYTLMTFVTTAVSMLVLYFILGARWIGKVSFVYLMLMPGFLAVNGILTGTGLESPIVNYNPQDFMGIRMLTIPLEDTVYGYEMILWNIYLFQKFK from the coding sequence ATGCTGCATTACACCTATCTTCTGATTAATTTTTTCACGGTGGTCGTCTGTTTTATTTTTTCTTTTCACCCGAAAATAAAATTCAACAGACACTTTCCTGCTTTTTTAAAGGCAGCCGGGATAGTCGCTTTTGTTTTCATCTGCTGGGATATCTGGTTTACAGGTAGAGGAGTCTGGTGGTTCAATGATGCTTATCTCGTAGGAATTCGGATATTTAATCTTCCGGTTGAAGAAATACTTTTCTTCTTCTGTATTCCGTTCTCATGTGTTTTCACTTACTTCTGTCTGAATAAATTTTTTAAGCTGGATTGGAAACCGCTGCCGGAAAAAGTATTCGTTGTCATCTCCATTATTTCAGCACTTGGAATTGCGGTTTACTTTCAGGACAGGATCTACACTTTGATGACCTTCGTGACAACGGCAGTCAGTATGTTGGTGCTTTATTTTATATTAGGAGCACGATGGATTGGTAAGGTTTCATTCGTTTATCTGATGCTGATGCCGGGATTTCTGGCGGTTAACGGAATACTCACCGGTACAGGTCTTGAGTCTCCCATTGTGAATTACAATCCTCAGGATTTTATGGGAATCCGAATGCTGACCATTCCTTTAGAAGATACGGTATACGGATATGAAATGATCTTGTGGAATATTTATTTATTTCAAAAATTCAAATGA
- a CDS encoding sterol desaturase family protein, which translates to MNFLIVVATFFIMEGMTWLIHKYIMHGFLWMLHKDHHDHSNDGPMEKNDYFFLIFAVPTILLMYYGTLQNFNHWFYIALGIALYGMAYFFVHDIFIHQRMKILRNTQNPYLLAIRRAHKQHHKHTGKERGECFGFLWVSVKYFKMYFNKHRA; encoded by the coding sequence ATGAATTTTCTGATTGTCGTAGCCACGTTCTTTATCATGGAGGGAATGACCTGGCTTATTCACAAATATATTATGCACGGATTTCTTTGGATGCTGCATAAAGATCACCACGACCACAGCAATGACGGACCGATGGAAAAGAATGATTATTTTTTCCTGATTTTTGCAGTACCTACAATCCTTTTGATGTATTACGGGACTCTGCAAAATTTTAACCATTGGTTTTATATTGCCCTGGGAATCGCTTTATACGGAATGGCTTATTTCTTCGTTCATGACATCTTTATCCACCAAAGGATGAAAATCCTGCGCAATACACAGAATCCCTATTTACTGGCCATCAGAAGGGCGCACAAACAGCATCACAAGCATACCGGAAAAGAACGCGGAGAATGCTTTGGTTTTCTGTGGGTTTCCGTTAAATATTTTAAAATGTATTTCAATAAACACAGAGCCTGA
- a CDS encoding SRPBCC family protein translates to MIHKLYREQQLNCDIETAWKFFSSANNLSEITPKDMNFIVRTQLTDDEIFEGMIIDYYVSPLFGIKMKWKTKITQVDFRKSFTDFQEAGPYRLWNHHHEFIVNEKGVLMRDTVDYELPLGFLGEVAHKIFVRKKLEHVFSYRYKVLEERFNKNISL, encoded by the coding sequence ATGATACACAAGCTTTACAGAGAACAGCAGCTGAACTGTGATATAGAAACCGCATGGAAGTTTTTTTCTTCTGCCAATAACCTGTCGGAAATCACACCGAAGGATATGAATTTTATCGTTCGCACCCAGCTCACGGATGATGAGATATTTGAAGGAATGATCATCGATTATTATGTTTCTCCGCTTTTCGGCATCAAAATGAAATGGAAAACGAAAATCACGCAGGTCGATTTCCGGAAAAGTTTTACAGACTTTCAGGAAGCAGGACCTTACAGGCTCTGGAATCATCATCATGAATTTATTGTGAATGAAAAAGGGGTATTGATGAGAGATACTGTAGATTACGAACTTCCTCTGGGATTTTTGGGAGAAGTAGCCCACAAGATCTTCGTCAGAAAAAAACTGGAGCACGTTTTCAGTTATCGGTATAAAGTTTTAGAAGAACGTTTCAATAAAAATATAAGTTTATGA
- a CDS encoding phytoene/squalene synthase family protein, with product MKKLFDDLSYKVSRETTRQYSTSFSLGIMALSPKIRNPIYAVYGYVRLADEIVDSFHHCDKQKLLARYKAETFEALEDRISLNPILQSFQETVHRYNIDHALIHQFLKSMEMDLQKIDYNSDLYKEYIVGSAEVVGLMCLHIFTEGNTAEFEKLKPYAMILGSAFQKVNFLRDMKDDYQILGRCYFPNVDISYFDNTVKAHIEREIEEEFKIALEGIKKLQASAKFGVYLAYRYYISLFRKIKRTSASKIINQRIRISNGKKISLMMSSYVQYKTSFL from the coding sequence ATGAAAAAATTGTTTGACGACCTTTCTTATAAAGTGAGCCGAGAAACAACGAGACAATACAGTACCAGTTTCTCTCTCGGAATAATGGCCCTTTCCCCGAAAATCAGAAATCCCATCTATGCGGTTTACGGATATGTACGCCTTGCCGACGAAATTGTAGACAGCTTTCACCATTGTGACAAGCAGAAACTGCTGGCACGGTACAAGGCGGAAACCTTTGAAGCCCTCGAAGACCGGATCTCGCTGAATCCTATTCTGCAGTCGTTTCAGGAAACGGTGCACCGGTACAATATAGATCACGCTCTTATTCACCAGTTTCTGAAAAGTATGGAAATGGATCTTCAGAAGATCGATTACAATTCAGATTTATACAAAGAATATATCGTAGGATCTGCGGAAGTAGTGGGCCTCATGTGTCTTCACATCTTTACCGAAGGAAATACAGCAGAATTTGAGAAGCTGAAACCTTACGCCATGATCCTGGGATCTGCTTTCCAGAAGGTAAACTTTCTGCGGGATATGAAGGATGACTACCAGATCCTGGGGCGCTGCTACTTTCCCAATGTAGATATTTCTTATTTCGACAATACGGTAAAAGCTCATATTGAAAGAGAAATTGAGGAAGAATTTAAAATTGCCCTGGAAGGAATAAAAAAGCTGCAGGCTTCCGCTAAATTCGGAGTTTACCTGGCTTACCGGTATTACATTTCCCTTTTCAGGAAAATAAAGAGAACCTCCGCCAGTAAGATCATTAACCAGAGAATAAGAATCTCCAACGGAAAAAAAATATCCCTGATGATGAGCAGCTATGTACAATACAAAACGTCTTTTTTGTAA
- a CDS encoding phytoene desaturase family protein has product MSKKIAIIGSGFSGLSAASYLAKEGNEVHVFEKNSTAGGRARKWSTDEGYVFDMGPSWYWMPDIIEAYFEDFGKKSSDFYELIPLDPQFEMVFSDGVMNIPGRYEEMKTLFESIEKGAGQKLEEFMNDAQVKYEIGMKDFVNKPCHSWFEFISPKMAKNAMKLDLLTNFSRFVRKYFQNPKLIMLMEFPVIFLGAAPKDIPALYSLMNYGGYKLGTWYPMGGFSKVTDAMMKIAKGQGAHFHFNSPVEKITVEHNKANAVIVNGETVKFDVIIASSDYHHTEDQLLPEEYRNYKDSYWEKKTFAPSCLIYYLGISEKVPNLKHHTLFFENDLDLHTHEIYEDKKWPTQPLFYVCCPSKTDPGTAPENSENVFLLMPVAPGIEDTEEIREKYFHQMITRLQKHTGASDIITKIDYKKSYCIKDFKEDYNAYKGNAYGLANTLSQTAVLKPSIRNKKIKNLLYTGQLTVPGPGVPPSIISGKIAANEASKIY; this is encoded by the coding sequence ATGAGTAAAAAAATAGCCATTATAGGATCTGGTTTTTCCGGGTTGTCAGCCGCGTCTTATTTAGCTAAAGAGGGCAATGAGGTGCATGTATTCGAAAAAAACAGCACGGCAGGAGGCAGAGCAAGAAAATGGAGTACCGATGAAGGCTATGTTTTTGATATGGGACCAAGCTGGTACTGGATGCCGGATATTATTGAGGCTTACTTTGAAGACTTCGGAAAGAAGTCATCTGATTTCTATGAGCTTATTCCCCTGGATCCCCAGTTTGAAATGGTATTTTCAGACGGTGTGATGAATATACCCGGGCGTTACGAGGAGATGAAAACTTTATTTGAAAGCATCGAAAAAGGTGCGGGACAAAAGCTTGAAGAGTTTATGAATGATGCGCAGGTAAAGTATGAGATCGGGATGAAAGATTTTGTGAATAAGCCCTGCCATTCCTGGTTTGAGTTTATATCTCCCAAGATGGCAAAGAATGCGATGAAACTGGATCTGCTTACCAACTTCAGCCGTTTTGTGAGAAAATATTTTCAAAACCCTAAACTGATTATGCTGATGGAGTTTCCCGTGATTTTTCTGGGTGCGGCACCAAAGGATATTCCTGCGCTGTACAGCCTCATGAATTATGGCGGCTATAAACTGGGCACCTGGTATCCGATGGGTGGCTTTTCGAAAGTTACCGATGCGATGATGAAGATCGCGAAGGGGCAGGGAGCTCATTTTCATTTCAATTCGCCCGTAGAAAAAATTACGGTAGAACATAATAAAGCCAACGCTGTGATCGTAAACGGCGAAACGGTGAAATTTGATGTGATTATTGCTTCCTCAGATTACCATCATACCGAAGATCAGCTCCTGCCTGAAGAATACAGAAATTATAAAGATTCTTACTGGGAGAAAAAAACATTTGCCCCGTCATGTCTCATTTATTACCTGGGAATCAGCGAAAAGGTGCCAAATCTGAAGCATCATACGCTTTTCTTTGAAAATGATCTCGACCTTCACACGCACGAAATATATGAAGATAAAAAATGGCCTACACAGCCGCTGTTCTATGTGTGCTGTCCATCCAAAACAGATCCTGGAACTGCCCCGGAGAACAGTGAAAATGTATTCCTGTTAATGCCGGTAGCTCCCGGAATAGAAGATACCGAAGAAATAAGAGAAAAATATTTTCACCAGATGATCACAAGACTGCAGAAGCATACCGGAGCATCAGACATCATTACAAAGATCGATTATAAAAAAAGCTACTGCATTAAAGATTTTAAAGAAGATTATAATGCCTACAAAGGCAATGCCTACGGTCTTGCCAACACCTTATCACAAACCGCTGTTCTAAAGCCTTCCATCCGGAATAAAAAGATAAAAAATCTCCTCTATACAGGACAGCTTACGGTACCCGGTCCCGGCGTGCCGCCTTCTATTATTTCCGGAAAAATAGCCGCTAACGAAGCCAGCAAAATATATTAA
- a CDS encoding MarR family winged helix-turn-helix transcriptional regulator — protein MDYTMMKEVITLLEDFDNENTGNSYSSDLAGFKAWVCAKESYRLRNEVDEPYWEGKEEGRSPESVISTFLVHLSRYAKTYSKSAISGSDFTTQEDFIYLITLKSFGAMTKIDLIRKNVHEKPAGMLIINRLIRQGWIAQADSDTDRRMKIIHITESGLLALENQMHKIRKATHVVSGNLSYSEKMHLIRLLNKLDKFHYPIFTRNIESEKLLDIVSKEYSFTKN, from the coding sequence ATGGATTACACTATGATGAAAGAAGTCATCACATTACTCGAAGACTTTGATAATGAAAATACGGGAAATTCTTACAGTTCAGACCTTGCTGGTTTTAAGGCATGGGTGTGTGCCAAAGAATCCTACAGATTAAGAAATGAAGTGGACGAACCGTACTGGGAGGGAAAGGAAGAGGGCAGAAGTCCAGAAAGTGTAATAAGTACTTTTTTGGTTCATCTCAGCAGGTATGCAAAAACCTATTCAAAATCGGCGATTTCAGGATCGGATTTTACAACTCAGGAAGACTTTATTTATCTGATTACGCTGAAGTCTTTCGGCGCAATGACCAAAATAGATCTCATCAGAAAGAATGTACATGAAAAACCTGCCGGGATGCTTATCATCAACAGATTGATCAGACAAGGGTGGATTGCACAGGCAGATTCCGATACCGACAGGAGAATGAAAATCATCCATATTACAGAATCCGGGCTTCTGGCTTTGGAAAATCAGATGCATAAGATCAGAAAAGCCACTCATGTGGTATCGGGTAACTTAAGTTATTCCGAAAAGATGCATCTGATCCGTCTTCTGAATAAGCTGGACAAATTTCATTACCCGATATTCACTAGAAATATAGAGTCAGAAAAGCTTTTAGACATCGTCAGTAAAGAATATTCATTCACGAAAAATTAA
- a CDS encoding helix-turn-helix domain-containing protein, which yields MEYIQDKYFIAIADYVKEFINEKGIDVSDLAAAANVDRKQIYRLLNKENIPKLSTLVRILLAAGLEPSKLFSIKFDFETYMVDNNILKAVPKKKKTS from the coding sequence ATGGAATACATTCAAGATAAATATTTTATTGCAATAGCTGATTATGTGAAAGAATTTATTAATGAAAAAGGAATTGATGTTTCAGATTTGGCAGCAGCAGCTAATGTTGACAGAAAACAAATCTACAGGTTATTAAATAAGGAAAATATACCTAAATTATCTACGCTGGTAAGAATATTATTAGCAGCTGGACTAGAACCTTCAAAACTTTTCTCAATCAAATTTGATTTTGAAACATATATGGTTGATAATAATATTTTAAAAGCTGTTCCTAAAAAGAAGAAAACCAGTTAA
- a CDS encoding REP-associated tyrosine transposase, which yields MSRNYKFHNPNGLYFVSFAVVGWLDVFIKDEYKEILLKSLSFCQKSKGMEIHAWCIMSNHVHLVFRSINGQKPEFLLGDFKRFTSKALVAAIRENPTESRKEFLLNFFLTEGSKNSNVAQYQFWRHDNKPIELWSNKVINQKINYIHQNPVKAGLVSRAEEYKYSSAKDYCDEKGLLDDIVVFRIFNV from the coding sequence ATGAGTCGAAATTACAAATTCCATAATCCTAATGGGCTATACTTCGTAAGTTTTGCTGTCGTGGGCTGGCTGGATGTCTTTATTAAAGATGAATATAAAGAAATACTTCTGAAAAGTTTAAGTTTTTGCCAAAAGAGTAAAGGAATGGAAATACATGCCTGGTGTATCATGTCAAATCATGTGCATCTGGTTTTCAGAAGTATAAATGGGCAAAAACCGGAATTTCTGCTGGGTGATTTTAAAAGATTTACCAGCAAAGCGCTCGTTGCAGCAATTAGAGAGAATCCGACAGAAAGCAGAAAAGAATTTTTATTAAATTTCTTCCTTACAGAGGGTTCAAAAAATTCAAATGTTGCCCAATATCAGTTTTGGAGACATGATAATAAACCTATTGAGTTATGGAGCAACAAAGTGATTAACCAGAAGATTAATTACATCCATCAAAATCCGGTAAAGGCAGGCTTGGTTTCGCGCGCAGAAGAATATAAATACAGTAGTGCAAAAGATTATTGTGATGAAAAAGGGCTCTTGGATGATATTGTTGTTTTTAGAATCTTTAATGTCTAA